One genomic segment of Brachyhypopomus gauderio isolate BG-103 chromosome 19, BGAUD_0.2, whole genome shotgun sequence includes these proteins:
- the crsp7 gene encoding mediator of RNA polymerase II transcription subunit 26 — protein MTTGSATPQQMRDRLLQAVDSQSNICNMVAVLDVITNLEKYPITKEALEETRLGKLINDVRKKTKDEDLAKRAKKLLRSWQKLIEPSQSDTPSRGVTTGAGSANGGSHPCRTDTPTSVPPASKIAPELKTRNDIHNTCLPVAEKSRSRKHRGEQRDSPHPPTKLHKTLSYGSVFSSTPPSNGIDGSPEPVLAKQEDAPADRNPPEHLDNDRQNKIPVNAVKPHPSSPGLSKLPSTSSLLKTSVLQQQTRTEGEGGERRLPVSPAYSSPRSVTHESVAKRSSTYAPKGTLLSPSSPGSTQVPSLLPLTSPTLVCLTDGPSALGLEDSVSLHRSEERPTQTAVHSSTTQEASELLRQGFSEVPKSGSEGVTSNKKRKKYRSRDYMVNLQGQSSEDRTKPARLKERRLTFDPVTGQIKPLTPKEPHQDEECQARTTFEPPRTEMPQPRQPVTAASPFQQTNWKELSRNEIIQSYLSLQSNVLTSSGAQAHGAHFFMTEYLKREEHDVRESRKTHVLVPSGSNAELPGVSRKVMQEDLQRIHTQHWPGVNGCYDTKGNWYDWTACISLDSHGDETKLNILPYVCLD, from the exons ATGACAACGGGCTCGGCAACGCCGCAGCAGATGAGAGACCGGCTGCTGCAGGCCGTCGATAGCCAGAGCAAT ATCTGTAACATGGTTGCAGTACTTGATGTCATCACCAACTTGGAGAAATACCCAATCACCAAAGAAGCACTTGAG GAAACCCGACTCGGAAAGCTTATTAATGATGTGAGAAAAAAGACGAAAGATGAAGACCTCGCCAAACGTGCCAAGAAACTCCTACGGAGTTGGCAGAAGCTGATTGAGCCCAGCCAGAGCGACACTCCATCTCGGGGAGTGACGACTGGCGCCGGCTCAGCCAATGGCGGTTCACATCCCTGCCGAACAGACACGCCTACGTCTGTACCCCCAGCAAGCAAGATCGCTCCAGAACTTAAAACCAGAAATGACATCCACAATACTTGTTTGCCGGTGGCGGAGAAATCAAGGAGTCGAAAGCACAGGGGTGAGCAGCGAGACAGTCCACACCCTCCGACCAAACTGCATAAAACACTCTCGTATGGGTCCGTGTTTTCATCCACCCCGCCATCAAATGGAATCGATGGAAGCCCTGAGCCCGTCTTAGCAAAGCAGGAAGATGCACCTGCTGACAGAAACCCCCCAGAGCATCTCGACAACGACAGGCAAAACAAAATCCCTGTAAATGCAGTTAAGCCTCACCCAAGCTCTCCTGGGCTCAGCAAACTTCCAAGCACTTCCTCCTTACTCAAAACTTCAGTGTTACAGCAGCAAACGAGAACggaaggagagggtggagagagacgtTTGCCTGTTAGCCCCGCATACTCCAGTCCACGTAGTGTAACACACGAGTCGGTGGCTAAGAGGTCTTCAACATATGCACCAAAAGGGACTCTCCTGAGCCCAAGTTCTCCCGGTTCTACCCAAGTGCCCTCTCTTCTGCCTTTAACTTCCCCAACCCTAGTGTGTCTCACCGATGGTCCTTCGGCCCTAGGGCTGGAGGATTCTGTGTCCTTGCACAGATCAGAAGAAAGACCGACTCAGACAGCAGTGCACAGCAGTACAACACAGGAGGCGTCAGAGCTTCTTAGGCAAGGTTTCTCGGAGGTTCCTAAAAGTGGGTCGGAAGGAGTAACTTCTAACAAAAAACGGAAGAAGTACAGGTCCAGAGACTATATGGTGAATCTTCAAGGGCAGTCCTCGGAAGACAGGACAAAACCCGCACGCTTAAAAGAACGCAGACTGACCTTTGACCCGGTGACGGGACAGATCAAGCCCCTTACACCCAAGGAACCTCACCAAGATGAGGAGTGCCAGGCGCGGACGACCTTTGAACCTCCAAGAACTGAGATGCCCCAACCGAGGCAACCCGTGACTGCTGCCAGTCCGTTCCAGCAAACCAACTGGAAAGAGCTGTCCAGAAACGAAATCATTCAGTCTTACCTTAGCCTTCAGAGCAACGTCCTCACCTCCTCGGGTGCACAGGCACACGGGGCACACTTTTTCATGACTGAGTATTTGAAACGGGAGGAACATGATGTTAGAGAATCCAGAAAGACACATGTTTTAGTACCAAGTGGCTCTAACGCTGAGCTTCCTGGTGTTAGTCGGAAAGTGATGCAAGAGGACCTTCAGAGAATACACACGCAGCACTGGCCAGGCGTGAACGGTTGCTATGACACCAAGGGCAACTGGTATGATTGGACAGCGTGTATATCTTTGGATTCTCACGGTGATGAGACCAAACTGAATATCCTGCCATATGTGTGTCTAGACTGA